The genome window GGGGCGGGGTGAGCAGATAGTGGCCTAGTAGGTGCAGATGGCCTACGCTGGCGCCAACCTCCTCGCGGATTTCGCGTCGGATTGCGTTTTCAGGCGTCTCCCCAGCTTCAACATGGCCGCTTGGCACACACCAACCTCTGCCGCGGATGCGGGCAAGGAGCGCTTGCCCTCCCGAAAAAACAAAGGCGAGCACGGCACGCACAGGCAGCGGAGGGGGTGACTGCGTGCGCGGGATAAAGGTAACCTGGATTCCCTGCCAGGAGACGGTGGGGAACCCACCAATAGGCTCGCTGAATGAGATAGATCTAATCCCCTCGTTTTAGATTGGCTATGGCGTCTTCTGCAGCCTGTTTTAGCTTTGGATCGGACGTTTGGGTTTCAAACGCCTGGAGTACGGGGGTGACGCTTTTATCGCCGCGCTCTTGCAAGGCCTCGATAACGCTCTGTTGAATCTGTGGGTTAGAGTCGGAAAGCAGGTTCGCTAATCCTTTGCTAACGGACGAATCACTGCGGTCGAGATGGCCGAGCGCGCGGATAGCTGCAAGTCGCGTGAAGTAGAAGTGGCTAGGACCGGCCGCTTCCAACAGCAGAGGGCCTGCTGCATCCACGTGAGCCTCAGCGAGCGCATTGACCGCTATATAGGCCAGCTGATCGCGGGGCGTTTTGGCCTCGATCTGATGCCGAAAAACGTCAAGGTTTTGAGCGGGAGCGAGCTTAGCGAGCGCATTTAAGGCCCCTCCAACGGCAACATAGGGAGCTGTATCGCTAATGGCTTCACGATGAAGAAGGTTTAAAGTGGCAGCGTCGGCGGGCAACTGACTCAGGGCTTCAAAAGCGGCAGCCACGCGTTCGGGCTGCTTGCTTTCGGTTTGTTG of Chthonomonas calidirosea T49 contains these proteins:
- a CDS encoding NUDIX hydrolase codes for the protein MRAVLAFVFSGGQALLARIRGRGWCVPSGHVEAGETPENAIRREIREEVGASVGHLHLLGHYLLTPPHASPYLAAVYYTSLLSQEAIPEGSESQEARLFPLEAFPTHYYFWDPLVEAVCQYAFQQAAQSPP